The nucleotide sequence ccttattttttttaattaaatattagagACACATTTTAAAAGAAATCAATACGAGCAAATGGAGTGAATTTCAgcaaattttgaagaagatgaatATAATTAAACTTACTCCCATGGAACATCTCCAACCATCATCCAATCCCCTTCTTGATCCTCATAAGTAAGAACATGAACATTATTCCCAGAGATGAGTGGTAATTGATGAGAGTTAGGgcctaaagaaaagaaaaaagaaattggCAGTGTGAGATTGATTATATATAAGATTGAATTTGAAAGAAGAGTTGATTTGCTTACAGAGTATGGTAGTTCTGAACATGTTGGCAAGAGCCTTAACAAGAGCATGATAATTATGGTGTGCCAGCAGATTGAGCTTCCTACCGATGGGGATGCCTTCCATGTATACTTTAACAAAGTGAGATATTTGACTTTTCTCAACAAGGGTGCACCTCAATGTTGACTTCACTGGTGGCCAATCAAAACTACTTCTTTGCTCCCTGCTATTAAcatcttaattaattaatgtaaTTAAATTAAGGGTGTAGATGGATGGATGGATGTATGTACCTTGATGGTGTTGAATAATGAGAAGGAGAGAGGCTAAGGCCAAGTCTGAGGTCGGTGCTCAAATCGGTTCTTCTTGTTGAGatacttgaagaagaagaagggtggttgttgttattgttattatcagtggtgggagaagatgaagatgatgaagatgaatgAGGAGATGCAGTTATTAGGTCCAATGTTCCCATCACCATTTCTTCCATTCAATGCTCCACCAACTCTCTCTCATCTCAACAAACCCAAACAAAAGCCGTCACCTTACCCTCCTTTTATACCAGACAGACACTCTTTTCCGACCTTGTTTAGAAGCTATTTGaatataaaaaaagaattttatttcGGTCCAAGTTTTATGAAAGTTAGAGGCTTAAAAAGTAATTTTCAATggtcaaaaacaaaaatattcgcGAGACAAAAGATCAGAgacctatttatccttttttcttatttttatttgagATTCAGTTCCATAGTTTAGAATGATTTTATCATANNNNNNNNNNNNNNNNNNNNNNNNNNNNNNNNNNNNNNNNNNNNNNNNNNNNNNNNNNNNNNNNNNNNNNNNNNNNNNNNNNNNNNNNNNNNNNNNNNNNNNNNNNNNNNNNNNNNNNNNNNNNNNNNNNNNNNNNNNNNNNNNNNNNNNNNNNNNNNNNNNNNNNNNNNNNNNNNNNNNNNNNNNNNNNNNNNNNNNNNNNNNNNNNNNNNNNNNNNNNNNNNNNNNNNNNNNNNNNNNNNNNNNNNNNNNNNNNNNNNNNNNNNNNNNNNNNNNNNNNNNNNNNNNNNNNNNNNNNNNNNNNNNNNNNNNNNNNNNNNNNNNNNNNNNNNNNNNNNNNNNNNNNNNNNNNNNNNNNNNNNNTAAAATATATAAagagaaatattttttatatttgatttgtaaaactaaaaaaaataattcttgaataaattctaatttttagatttcaaacaaactcataataaaatgAATAAGTAGCGAGAAATGTTTGATCTACTACTTATTTGAATCTTAAAAGAGTTCATGGGTAATGTATTATATCAAAATCTCTCACTGTCTAAAGATTTAGAATATCTGGGTGAGCATAAATATTTTGAGTATTTGAATTGTATTAAACACTctataataaagaaaaaagaatgtatatcaaattatcaatagattatacaaaatttaaaaagatgaATTTATCAATGTGTGCatcaatttagtttttaatttaattttaaaaagatcaaATGCTTTAAATTAATTCTACTACCAATTAAATAATGAGCGTgacataaattatttttgtcgCACGCGTGATTATTTAGTTAACAGAATGGCTAATTTAActtattgtattttttaaaaattaatttgtgacTTTTATTCTTTTAAAGATTAAATTTAGACAAATATACTTTTTAAATTGTGTTTTTGAACATTAGCTCCTTAAAAACAAAGGATAAaacaatatatattatatattatattagaagcaaaagaaaagagaaggaaaagcaAAGGGAAGAAGGGTTTTTGATTTGCCCTGAGGGTGGGCGACATGTCCACAAGGACCAAGTTACACGGTCTCAATTTAATCACTAATTTTCAAGTTATGGTTGGTTGGAACCTGGAAACTTCGTTTATTTTAATAAAAGTCTTAATGATCTCCCACCCCACATACATAGTAGCACACCATCTCTTAATAATTAATTTCCTCattattattttagtttaattagaAAAAGGTTATTgctaaattattattttgatgaGTGTCTCTGTCTTCCCATAGCCAGATACATGCAATGATTATGGGAGTAAATTTTGCTTATGAATATAAGATTTGGGGCAAAAGGGTTTAATTTTGGCCTAATAGGCTTATTATGTGCCCATCGACATGCACTCcatgtttaattaattaattaattaaaaccataaataaaaaattttattgataattatataattactgctaaaattttttaaagataaaaCATCAGATAAATAATGTCTAACTGCCGAAAAATATATTAGCGACTATTTTTATTGttgctaaaaataaaataaatgacctCCCAAATTTTTCTAATAGTGCAATCAACATAtaaattaatcaattttattgATATAGTTATACCTAATTAAATGTCATTAAATTTCGTAAACAATAGTTGATAAAATTTTCAATTCTAATATGTTAACAAGTGCCAAAAGTAAAATAATGCCAAAGATGATACACAATTCTAGCATTGCAAATACCATTTAATTATTATTTCCCGGAATCCTAAGAAAAAGATTTATAGTTAATTAAGAAATTAATCAACCTATATATCATTCAACTCTTGTAACTATACTTGATTATCGTcacaaacaatatatatatattttcactCTCAAATATATAATAATGCTCAATTGTGATGTCATCGTCCTTGTTCATATTTATGCTTTTAATACGAATAAGGTCATTTATGTGTAGTAGGATATAGTATACTCATACTTATTATATGACAATATTTCTATACATATGgaagttattttttaaaataaaataaaataaaattgaagggACCATATACTCTTAGAATCTCTACTAAACTTTACTACCAATGAAACTAACTCACTTTATTTGAGAAGCTCTGgacacaacaataataataatgtcaactaattaattaattgtaaCTATATATATCTTACAAAGTAAAGGTCatttatttgaattcaaaataaATGGTTTGTTGGCTCCATTTGGGTAATTATTctttatttgttaaaaataaaaaaatgtgatgACTCAATAGGTTTAGCCAAACTTAACTAAAGTTGAACACAAAGTCATGCCACCAGTGCATTAGTGTTGGAGGATAGAGAATTATGATGGAGACTATGGTCATTATATTGATGATGAATTTTTTCATCAGATCTTTATTAATTGTATGTGTACCAATCACACAACAACAACTCCCCCAAAATCCAATACTATAActtaaattagaaaaagaaataaaaatgaatCGAAACAATTAAATATTTGACAGCTTAATGCATACCATCACCAATCCTAATTTGGAAAAATTCGAGTAACTATGTTGTTCAGCCTTATATAGTAAACAGTGATGCATTTATTCCAGCTAAACATACacttagatttttattttttttaatttttttgtctttaaattttgaaatgtTGGACACCATCTCATACACGGCAACATGTGATAAACAAATTCACAATTTTGCAAgattttttcttatatataaatGTTTAGTGCNNNNNNNNNNNNNNNNNNNNNNNNNNNNNNNNNNNNNNNNNNNNNNNNNNNNNNNNNNNNNNNNNNNNNNNNNNNNNNNNNNNNNNNNNNNNNNNNNNNNNNNNNNNNNNNNNNNNNNNNNNNNNNNNNNNNNNNNNNNNNNNNNNNNNNNNNNNNNNNNNNNNNNNNNNNNNNNNNNNNNNNNNNNNNNNNNNNNNNNNNNNNNNNNNNNNNNNNNNNNNNNNNNNNNNNNNNNNNNNNNNNNNNNNNNNNNNNNNNNNNNNNNNNNNNNNNNNNNNNNNNNNNNNNNNNNNNNNNNNNNNNNNNNNNNNNNNNNNNNNNNNNNNNNNNNNNNNNNNNNNNNNNNNNNNNNNNNNNNNNNNNNNNNNNNNNNNNNNNNNNNNNNNNNNNNNNNNNNNNNNNNNNNNNNNNNNNNNNNNNNNNNNNNNNNNNNNNNNNNNNNNNNNNNNNNNNNNNNNNNNNNNNNNNNNNNNNNNNNNNNNNNNNNNNNNNNNNNNNNNNNNNNNNNNNNNNNNNNNNNNNNNNNNNNNNNNNNNNNNNNNNNNNNNNNNNNNNNNNNNNNNNNNNNNNNNNNNNNNNNNNNNNNNNNNNNNNNNNNNNNNNNNNNNNNNNNNNNNNNNNNNNNNNNNNNNNNNNNNNNNNNNNNNNNNNNNNNNNNNNNNNNNNNNNNNNNNNNNNNNNNNNNNNNNNNNNNNNNNNNNNNNNNNNNNNNNNNNNNNNNNNNNNNNNNNNNNNNNNNNNNNNNNNNNNNNNNNNNNNNNNNNNNNNNNNNNNNNNNNNNNNNNNNNNNNNNNNNNNNNNNNNNNNNNNNNNNNNNNNNNNNNNNNNNNNNNNNNNNNNNNNNNNNNNNNNNNNNNNNNNNNNNNNNNNNNNNNNNNNNNNNNNNNNNNNNNNNNNNNNNNNNNNNNNNNNNNNNNNNNNNNNNNNNNNNNNNNNNNNNNNNNNNNNNNNNNNNNNNNNNNNNNNNNNNNNNNNNNNNNNNNNNNNNNNNNNNNNNNNNNNNNNNNNNNNNNNNNNNNNNNNNNNNNNNNNNNNNNNNNNNNNNNNNNNNNNNNNNNNNNNNNNNNNNNNNNNNNNNNNNNNNNNNNNNNNNNNNNNNNNNNNNNNNNNNNNNNNNNNNNNNNNNNNNNNNNNNNNNNNNNNNNNNNNNNNNNNNNNNNNNNNNNNNNNNNNNNNNNNNNNNNNNNNNNNNNNNNNNNNNNNNNNNNNNNNNNNNNTTGATCCATTGGGAATCCTGTCACAAAAATATGCATTTGGTTGAAGAACAAAAGTTTTGCAAGATGTAcacctttttccttttttatttcttttgtctTTTCATTGAAATTGTATGTGAGGTAGTCTgattttattgaaaaattaataTTCATTGGTTATTGAAACGTAACTAGGCTCTTATTGAATATTGGATGAAAATTTGAAATAGGAAAATCTAACAATTAATTATttgaatgaaattaaaaatatgtattatttaatttatttgaNNNNNNNNNNNNNNNNNNNNNNNNNNNNNNNNNNNNNNNNNNNNNNNNNNNNNNNNNNNNNNNNNNNNNNNNNNNNNNNNNNNNNNNNNNNNNNNNNNNNNNNNNNNNNNNNNNNNNNNNNNNNNNNNNNNNNNNNNNNNNNNNNNNNNNNNNNNNNNNNNNNNNNNNNNNNNNNNNNNNNNNNNNNNNNNNNNNNNNNNNNNNNNNNNNNNNNNNNNNNNNNNNNNNNNNNNNNNNNNNNNNNNNNNNNNNNNNNNNNNNNNNNNNNNNNNNNNNNNNNNNNNNNNNNNNNNNNNNNNNNNNNNNNNNNNNNNNNNNNNNNNNNNNNNNNNNNNNNNNNNNNNNNNNNNNNNNNNNNNNNNNNNNNNNNNNNNNNNNNNNNNNNNNNNNNNNNNNNNNNNNNNNNNNNNNNNNNNNNNNNNNNNNNNNNNNNNNNNNNNNNNNNNNNNNNNNNNNNNNNNNNNNNNNNNNNNNNNNNNNNNNNNNNNNNNNNNNNNNNNNNNNNNNNNNNNNNNNNNNNNNNNNNNNNNNNNNNNNNNNNNNNNNNNNNNNNNNNNNNNNNNNNNNNNNNNNNNNNNNNNNNNNNNNNNNNNNNNNNNNNNNNNNNNNNNNNNNNNNNNNNNNNNNNNNNNNNNNNNNNNNNNNNNNNNNNNNNNNNNNNNNNNNNNNNNNNNNNNNNNNNNNNNNNNNNNNNNNNNNNNNNNNNNNNNNNNNNNNNNNNNNNNNNNNNNNNNNNNNNNNNNNNNNNNNNNNNNNNNNNNNNNNNNNNNNNNNNNNNNNNNNNNNNNNNNNNNNNNNNNNNNNNNNNNNNNNNNNNNNNNNNNNNNNNNNNNNNNNNNNNNNNNNNNNNNNNNNNNNNNNNNNNNNNNNNNNNNNNNNNNNNNNNNNNNNNNNNNNNNNNNNNNNNNNNNNNNNNNNNNNNNNNNNNNNNNNNNNNNNNNNNNNNNNNNNNNNNNNNNNNNNNNNNNNNNNNNNNNNNNNNNNNNNNNNNNNNNNNNNNNNNNNNNNNNNNNNNNNNNNNNNNNNNNNNNNNNNNNNNNNNNNNNNNNNNNNNNNNNNNNNNNNNNNNNNNNNNNNNNNNNNNNNNNNNNNNNNNNNNNNNNNNNNNNNNNNNNNNNNNNNNNNNNNNNNNNNNNNNNNNNNNNNNNNNNNNNNNNNNNNNNNNNNNNNNNNNNNNNNNNNNNNNNNNNNNNNNNNNNNNNNNNNNNNNNNNNNNNNNNNNNNNNNNNNNNNNNNNNNNNNNNNNNNNNNNNNNNNNNNNNNNNNNNNNNNNNNNNNNNNNNNNNNNNNNNNNNNNNNNNNNNNNNNNNNNNNNNNNNNNNNNNNNNNNNNNNNNNNNNNNNNNNNNNNNNNNNNNNNNNNNNNNNNNNNNNNNNNNNNNNNNNNNNNNNNNNNNNNNNNNNNNNNNNNNNNNNNNNNNNNNNNNNNNNNNNNNNNNNNNNNNNNNNNNNNNNNNNNNNNNNNNNNNNNNNNNNNNNNNNNNNNNNNNNNNNNNNNNNNNNNNNNNNNNNNNNNNNNNNNNNNNNNNNNNNNNNNNNNNNNNNNNNNNNNNNNNNNNNNNNNNNNNNNNNNNNNNNNNNNNNNNNNNNNNNNNNNNNNNNNNNNNNNNNNNNNNNNNNNNNNNNNNNNNNNNNNNNNNNNNNNNNNNNNNNNNNNNNNNNNNNNNNNNNNNNNNNNNNNNNNNNNNNNNNNNNNNNNNNNNNNNNNNNNNNNNNNNNNNNNNNNNNNNNNNNNNNNNNNNNNNNNNNNNNNNNNNNNNNNNNNNNNNNNNNNNNNNNNNNNNNNNNNNNNNNNNNNNNNNNNNNNNNNNNNNNNNNNNNNNNNNNNNNNNNNNNNNNNNNNNNNNNNNNNNNNNNNNNNNNNNNNNNNNNNNNNNNNNNNNNNNNNNNNNNNNNNNNNNNNNNNNNNNNNNNNNNNNNNNNNNNNNNNNNNNNNNNNNNNNNNNNNNNNNNNNNNNNNNNNNNNNNNNNNNNNNNNNNNNNNNNNNNNNNNNNNNNNNNNNNNNNNNNNNNNNNNNNNNNNNNNNNNNNNNNNNNNNNNNNNNNNNNNNNNNNNNNNNNNNNNNNNNNNNNNNNNNNNNNNNNNNNNNNNNNNNNNNNNNNNNNNNNNNNNNNNNNNNNNNNNNNNNNNNNNNNNNNNNNNNNNNNNNNNNNNNNNNNNNNNNNNNNNNNNNNNNNNNNNNNNNNNNNNNNNNNNNNNNNNNNNNNNNNNNNNNNNNNNNNNNNNNNNNNNNNNNNNNNNNNNNNNNNNNNNNNNNNNNNNNNNNNNNNNNNNNNNNNNNNNNNNNNNNNNNNNNNNNNNNNNNNNNNNNNNNNNNNNNNNNNNNNNNNNNNNNNNNNNNNNNNNNNNNNNNNNNNNNNNNNNNNNNNNNNNNNNNNNNNNNNNNNNNNNNNNNNNNNNNNNNNNNNNNNNNNNNNNNNNNNNNNNNNNNNNNNNNNNNNNNNNNNNNNNNNNNNNNNNNNNNNNNNNNNNNNNNNNNNNNNNNNNNNNNNNNNNNNNNNNNNNNNNNNNNNNNNNNNNNNNNNNNNNNNNNNNNNNNNNNNNNNNNNNNNNNNNNNNNNNNNNNNNNNNNNNNNNNNNNNNNNNNNNNNNNNNNNNNNNNNNNNNNNNNNNNNNNNNNNNNNNNNNNNNNNNNNNNNNNNNNNNNNNNNNNNNNNNNNNNNNNNNNNNNNNNNNNNNNNNNNNNNNNNNNNNNNNNNNNNNNNNNNNNNNNNNNNNNNNNNNNNNNNNNNNNNNNNNNNNNNNNNNNNNNNNNNNNNNNNNNNNNNNNNNNNNNNNNNNNNNNNNNNNNNNNNNNNNNNNNNNNNNNNNNNNNNNNNNNNNNNNNNNNNNNNNNNNNNNNNNNNNNNNNNNNNNNNNNNNNNNNNNNNNNNNNNNNNNNNNNNNNNNNNNNNNNNNNNNNNNNNNNNNNNNNNNNNNNNNNNNNNNNNNNNNNNNNNNNNNNNNNNNNNNNNNNNNNNNNNNNNNNNNNNNNNNNNNNNNNNNNNNNNNNNNNNNNNNNNNNNNNNNNNNNNNNNNNNNNNNNNNNNNNNNNNNNNNNNNNNNNNNNNNNNNNNNNNNNNNNNNNNNNNNNNNNNNNNNNNNNNNNNNNNNNNNNNNNNNNNNNNNNNNNNNNNNNNNNNNNNNNNNNNNNNNNNNNNNNNNNNNNNNNNNNNNNNNNNNNNNNNNNNNNNNNNNNNNNNNNNNNNNNNNNNNNNNNNNNNNNNNNNNNNNNNNNNNNNNNNNNNNNNNNNNNNNNNNNNNNNNNNNNNNNNNNNNNNNNNNNNNNNNNNNNNNNNNNNNNNNNNNNNNNNNNNNNNNNNNNNNNNNNNNNNNNNNNNNNNNNNNNNNNNNNNNNNNNNNNNNNNNNNNNNNNNNNNNNNNNNNNNNNNNNNNNNNNNNNNNNNNNNNNNNNNNNNNNNNNNNNNNNNNNNNNNNNNNNNNNNNNNNNNNNNNNNNNNNNNNNNNNNNNNNNNNNNNNNNNNNNNNNNNNNNNNNNNNNNNNNNNNNNNNNNNNNNNNNNNNNNNNNNNNNNNNNNNNNNNNNNNNNNNNNNNNNNNNNNNNNNNNNNNNNNNNNNNNNNNNNNNNNNNNNNNNNNNNNNNNNNNNNNNNNNNNNNNNNNNNNNNNNNNNNNNNNNNNNNNNNNNNNNNNNNNNNNNNNNNNNNNNNNNNNNNNNNNNNNNNNNNNNNNNNNNNNNNNNNNNNNNNNNNNNNNNNNNNNNNNNNNNNNNNNNNNNNNNNNNNNNNNNNNNNNNNNNNNNNNNNNNNNNNNNNNNNNNNNNNNNNNNNNNNNNNNNNNNNNNNNNNNNNNNNNNNNNNNNNNNNNNNNNNNNNNNNNNNNNNNNNNNNNNNNNNNNNNNNNNNNNNNNNNNNNNNNNNNNNNNNNNNNNNNNNNNNNNNNNNNNNNNNNNNNNNNNNNNNNNNNNNNNNNNNNNNNNNNNNNNNNNNNNNNNNNNNNNNNNNNNNNNNNNNNNNNNNNNNNNNNNNNNNNNNNNNNNNNNNNNNNNNNNNNNNNNNNNNNNNNNNNNNNNNNNNNNNNNNNNNNNNNNNNNNNNNNNNNNNNNNNNNNNNNNNNNNNNNNNNNNNNNNNNNNNNNNNNNNNNNNNNNNNNNNNNNNNNNNNNNNNNNNNNNNNNNNNNNNNNNNNNNNNNNNNNNNNNNNNNNNNNNNNNNNNNNNNNNNNNNNNNNNNNNNNNNNNNNNNNNNNNNNNNNNNNNNNNNNNNNNNNNNNNNNNNNNNNNNNNNNNNNNNNNNNNNNNNNNNNNNNNNNNNNNNNNNNNNNNNNNNNNNNNNNNNNNNNNNNNNNNNNNNNNNNNNNNNNNNNNNNNNNNNNNNNNNNNNNNNNNNNNNNNNNNNNNNNNNNNNNNNNNNNNNNNNNNNNNNNNNNNNNNNNNNNNNNNNNNNNNNNNNNNNNNNNNNNNNNNNNNNNNNNNNNNNNNNNNNNNNNNNNNNNNNNNNNNNNNNNNNNNNNNNNNNNNNNNNNNNNNNNNNNNNNNNNNNNNNNNNNNNNNNNNNNNNNNNNNNNNNNNNNNNNNNNNNNNNNNNNNNNNNNNNNNNNNNNNNNNNNNNNNNNNNNNNNNNNNNNNNNNNNNNNNNNNNNNNNNNNNNNNNNNNNNNNNNNNNNNNNNNNNNNNNNNNNNNNNNNNNNNNNNNNNNNNNNNNNNNNNNNNNNNNNNNNNNNNNNNNNNNNNNNNNNNNNNNNNNNNNNNNNNNNNNNNNNNNNNNNNNNNNNNNNNNNNNNNNNNNNNNNNNNNNNNNNNNNNNNNNNNNNNNNNNNNNNNNNNNNNNNNNNNNNNNNNNNNNNNNNNNNNNNNNNNNNNNNNNNNNNNNNNNNNNNNNNNNNNNNNNNNNNNNNNNNNNNNNNNNNNNNNNNNNNNNNNNNNNNNNNNNNNNNNNNNNNNNNNNNNNNNNNNNNNNNNNNNNNNNNNNNNNNNNNNNNNNNNNNNNNNNNNNNNNNNNNNNNNNNNNNNNNNNNNNNNNNNNNNNNNNNNNNNNNNNNNNNNNNNNNNNNNNNNNNNNNNNNNNNNNNNNNNNNNNNNNNNNNNNNNNNNNNNNNNNNNNNNNNNNNNNNNNNNNNNNNNNNNNNNNNNNNNNNNNNNNNNNNNNNNNNNNNNNNNNNNNNNNNNNNNNNNNNNNNNNNNNNNNNNNNNNNNNNNNNNNNNNNNNNNNNNNNNNNNNNNNNNNNNNNNNNNNNNNNNNNNNNNNNNNNNNNNNNNNNNNNNNNNNNNNNNNNNNNNNNNNNNNNNNNNNNNNNNNNNNNNNNNNNNNNNNNNNNNNNNNNNNNNNNNNNNNNNNNNNNNNNNNNNNNNNNNNNNNNNNNNNNNNNNNNNNNNNNNNNNNNNNNNNNNNNNNNNNNNNNNNNNNNNNNNNNNNNNNNNNNNNNNNNNNNNNNNNNNNNNNNNNNNNNNNNNNNNNNNNNNNNNNNNNNNNNNNNNNNNNNNNNNNNNNNNNNNNNNNNNNNNNNNNNNNNNNNNNNNNNNNNNNNNNNNNNNNNNNNNNNNNNNNNNNNNNNNNNNNNNNNNNNNNNNNNNNNNNNNNNNNNNNNNNNNNNNNNNNNNNNNNNNNNNNNNNNNNNNNNNNNNNNNNNNNNNNNNNNNNNNNNNNNNNNNNNNNNNNNNNNNNNNNNNNNNNNNNNNNNNNNNNNNNNNNNNNNNNNNNNNNNNNNNNNNNNNNNNNNNNNNNNNNNNNNNNNNNNNNNNNNNNNNNNNNNNNNNNNNNNNNNNNNNNNNNNNNNNNNNNNNNNNNNNNNNNNNNNNNNNNNNNNNNNNNNNNNNNNNNNNNNNNNNNNNNNNNNNNNNNNNNNNNNNNNNNNNNNNNNNNNNNNNNNNNNNNNNNNNNNNNNNNNNNNNNNNNNNNNNNNNNNNNNNNNNNNNNNNNNNNNNNNNNNNNNNNNNNNNNNNNNNNNNNNNNNNNNNNNNNNNNNNNNNNNNNNNNNNNNNNNNNNNNNNNNNNNNNNNNNNNNNNNNNNNNNNNNNNNNNNNNNNNNNNNNNNNNNNNNNNNNNNNNNNNNNNNNNNNNNNNNNNNNNNNNNNNNNNNNNNNNNNNNNNNNNNNNNNNNNNNNNNNNNNNNNNNNNNNNNNNNNNNNNNNNNNNNNNNNNNNNNNNNNNNNNNNNNNNNNNNNNNNNNNNNNNNNNNNNNNNNNNNNNNNNNNNNNNNNNNNNNNNNNNNNNNNNNNNNNNNNNNNNNNNNNNNNNNNNNNNNNNNNNNNNNNNNNNNNNNNNNNNNNNNNNNNNNNNNNNNNNNNNNNNNNNNNNNNNNNNNNNNNNNNNNNNNNNNNNNNNNNNNNNNNNNNNNNNNNNNNNNNNNNNNNNNNNNNNNNNNNNNNNNNNNNNNNNNNNNNNNNNNNNNNNNNNNNNNNNNNNNNNNNNNNNNNNNNNNNNNNNNNNNNNNNNNNNNNNNNNNNNNNNNNNNNNNNNNNNNNNNNNNNNNNNNNNNNNNNNNNNNNNNNNNNNNNNNNNNNNNNNNNNNNNNNNNNNNNNNNNNNNNNNNNNNNNNNNNNNNNNNNNNNNNNNNNNNNNNNNNNNNNNNNNNNNNNNNNNNNNNNNNNNNNNNNNNNNNNNNNNNNNNNNNNNNNNNNNNNNNNNNNNNNNNNNNNNNNNNNNNNNNNNNNNNNNNNNNNNNNNNNNNNNNNNNNNNNNNNNNNNNNNNNNNNNNNNNNNNNNNNNNNNNNNNNNNNNNNNNNNNNNNNNNNNNNNNNNNNNNNNNNNNNNNNNNNNNNNNNNNNNNNNNNNNNNNNNNNNNNNNNNNNNNNNNNNNNNNNNNNNNNNNNNNNNNNNNNNNNNNNNNNNNNNNNNNNNNNNNNNNNNNNNNNNNNNNNNNNNNNNNNNNNNNNNNNNNNNNNNNNNNNNNNNNNNNNNNNNNNNNNNNNNNNNNNNNNNNNNNNNNNNNNNNNNNNNNNNNNNNNNNNNNNNNNNNNNNNNNNNNNNNNNNNNNNNNNNNNNNNNNNNNNNNNNNNNNNNNNNNNNNNNNNNNNNNNNNNNNNNNNNNNNNNNNNNNNNNNNNNNNNNNNNNNNNNNNNNNNNNNNNNNNNNNNNNNNNNNNNNNNNNNNNNNNNNNNNNNNNNNNNNNNNNNNNNNNNNNNNNNNNNNNNNNNNNNNNNNNNNNNNNNNNNNNNNNNNNNNNNNNNNNNNNNNNNNNNNNNNNNNNNNNNNNNNNNNNNNNNNNNNNNNNNNNNNNNNNNNNNNNNNNNNNNNNNNNNNNNNNNNNNNNNNNNNNNNNNNNNNNNNNNNNNNNNNNNNNNNNNNNNNNNNNNNNNNNNNNNNNNNNNNNNNNNNNNNNNNNNNNNNNNNNNNNNNNNNNNNNNNNNNNNNNNNNNNNNNNNNNN is from Arachis ipaensis cultivar K30076 chromosome B01, Araip1.1, whole genome shotgun sequence and encodes:
- the LOC107619548 gene encoding auxin-responsive protein IAA31 isoform X2 — encoded protein: MEEMVMGTLDLITASPHSSSSSSSSPTTDNNNNNNHPSSSSSISTRRTDLSTDLRLGLSLSPSHYSTPSREQRSSFDWPPVKSTLRCTLVEKSQISHFVKVYMEGIPIGRKLNLLAHHNYHALVKALANMFRTTILCPNSHQLPLISGNNVHVLTYEDQEGDWMMVGDVPWEMFLTSVKKLKITRADRC
- the LOC107619548 gene encoding auxin-responsive protein IAA31 isoform X1, with the translated sequence MEEMVMGTLDLITASPHSSSSSSSSPTTDNNNNNNHPSSSSSISTRRTDLSTDLRLGLSLSPSHYSTPSSREQRSSFDWPPVKSTLRCTLVEKSQISHFVKVYMEGIPIGRKLNLLAHHNYHALVKALANMFRTTILCPNSHQLPLISGNNVHVLTYEDQEGDWMMVGDVPWEMFLTSVKKLKITRADRC